In the genome of Panthera uncia isolate 11264 chromosome B3 unlocalized genomic scaffold, Puncia_PCG_1.0 HiC_scaffold_1, whole genome shotgun sequence, one region contains:
- the DUT gene encoding deoxyuridine 5'-triphosphate nucleotidohydrolase, mitochondrial isoform X2: protein MAAGGAAPATPTISPSKRARPAEDAMRLRFVRLSEHATAPSKGSARAAGYDLYSAYDYTVPPMEKVLVKTDIQIALPSGCYGRVAPRSGLAAKHFIDVGAGVIDEDYRGNVGVVLFNFGKEKFEVKKGDRIAQLICERIFYPEIEEVQVLDDTERGSGGFGSTGKN from the exons ATGGCCGCGGGGGGCGCCGCCCCAG CGACACCCACCATCTCCCCCAGCAAGCGGGCTCGGCCTGCGGAGGACGCCATGCGGCTCCGCTTTGTCCGGCTCTCGGAGCACGCCACCGCCCCGAGCAAGGGGTCCGCGCGGGCCGCGGGCTACGACCTGTACAG TGCCTATGATTATACAGTACCACCTATGGAAAAAGTCCTTGTGAAAACGGACATTCAGATAGCTCTTCCTTCTGGGTGCTATGGAAGAGTAG ctccCCGTTCTGGCTTGGCTGCGAAACACTTCATAGATGTAGGAG ctgGCGTCATAGATGAAGATTATAGAGGAAATGTGGGTGTTGTACTATTTAATTTTGGCAAAGAAAAGTTTGAAG tCAAAAAGGGTGATCGAATTGCACAGCTCATTTGTGAACGGATTTTTTATCCAGAAATAGAAGAAGTTCAG GTTTTGGATGACACTGAAAGGGGTTCAGGAGGTTTTGGTTCTACTGGGAAGAATTAA
- the DUT gene encoding deoxyuridine 5'-triphosphate nucleotidohydrolase, mitochondrial isoform X1, translating into MRVQGGRRRPRSRGPRACASPRAVHAPPPCALRQTAAAVTASEVILPGRIFRVQTRRAPAGAGQPTSAQTSGQMTPVCPRPALGYHFFPCLLRSVFKDARSAAPRAEAAGPPRPLSSTRSLSRGCRGATTPTISPSKRARPAEDAMRLRFVRLSEHATAPSKGSARAAGYDLYSAYDYTVPPMEKVLVKTDIQIALPSGCYGRVAPRSGLAAKHFIDVGAGVIDEDYRGNVGVVLFNFGKEKFEVKKGDRIAQLICERIFYPEIEEVQVLDDTERGSGGFGSTGKN; encoded by the exons atgAGGGTCCAAGGAGGCAGGCGGAGACCTCGTTCCCGGGGGCCCAGAGCCTGCGCCAGCCCAAGGGCGGTCCATGCGCCGCCTCCTTGCGCTCTTCGTCAGACGGCGGCGGCGGTTACTGCTTCCGAGGTCATTTTACCCGGACGTATCTTTAGGGTGCAGACCCGGAGAGCGCCTGCGGGAGCGGGCCAGCCAACCAGCGCCCAAACTTCGGGGCAAATGACTCCCGTCTGCCCTCGCCCGGCTCTCGGCTACCATTTCTTTCCGTGTTTGCTCCGCTCAGTGTTTAAAGACGCGCGCAGCGCAGCGCCGAGAGCAGAGGCCGCGGGGCCGCCCCGGCCGCTGTCCAGCACTCGCAGCCTGAGTCGGGGCTGCCGCGGCGCCA CGACACCCACCATCTCCCCCAGCAAGCGGGCTCGGCCTGCGGAGGACGCCATGCGGCTCCGCTTTGTCCGGCTCTCGGAGCACGCCACCGCCCCGAGCAAGGGGTCCGCGCGGGCCGCGGGCTACGACCTGTACAG TGCCTATGATTATACAGTACCACCTATGGAAAAAGTCCTTGTGAAAACGGACATTCAGATAGCTCTTCCTTCTGGGTGCTATGGAAGAGTAG ctccCCGTTCTGGCTTGGCTGCGAAACACTTCATAGATGTAGGAG ctgGCGTCATAGATGAAGATTATAGAGGAAATGTGGGTGTTGTACTATTTAATTTTGGCAAAGAAAAGTTTGAAG tCAAAAAGGGTGATCGAATTGCACAGCTCATTTGTGAACGGATTTTTTATCCAGAAATAGAAGAAGTTCAG GTTTTGGATGACACTGAAAGGGGTTCAGGAGGTTTTGGTTCTACTGGGAAGAATTAA